Proteins from one Hydrogenivirga caldilitoris genomic window:
- the leuB gene encoding 3-isopropylmalate dehydrogenase encodes MQSFRIAVLKGDGIGPEIVDATLRVLGKVEELFNVKFEYKEGLIGGIAIDETGTPLPDETLELCRDSDAVLLGAVGGPKWDNLPTDKRPERGLLKIRKELDLYANLRPAKVWEPLIDASPLKPEVVRGTDMLVVRELTGDVYYGEPRGIFEEGGKRVGVNTMRYTEDEIRRVVIKSFEIARKRRKKLTSVDKSNVLEVSGLWKQVVEEVSKDYPDVELEHLYVDNCAMQLVRRPSSFDVIVTGNIFGDILSDEAGVVVGSLGMLPSASVGDKHALYEPVHGSAPDIAGKGVANPIATILSAAMMLKYSFGMDKASDLVEKAVEETLNQGYRTPDIYSQGYNRVGTQEITDKIIENMERYKT; translated from the coding sequence ATGCAGAGCTTCAGAATAGCAGTCCTCAAGGGAGATGGTATTGGACCTGAGATAGTTGATGCAACCCTAAGGGTGCTTGGCAAGGTTGAGGAGCTGTTCAACGTTAAGTTTGAATATAAAGAGGGGCTCATAGGTGGCATAGCCATTGATGAAACAGGAACACCGCTTCCAGACGAAACCCTGGAGCTGTGCAGGGACTCTGATGCAGTTCTCCTTGGTGCGGTTGGAGGACCAAAGTGGGACAACCTTCCCACTGACAAGAGACCTGAGAGAGGACTATTGAAGATAAGAAAGGAGCTTGACCTTTACGCTAACCTCAGACCTGCAAAGGTATGGGAGCCATTGATAGATGCTTCACCCCTAAAGCCGGAGGTGGTGAGAGGAACGGATATGCTCGTGGTAAGGGAACTTACCGGGGACGTTTACTACGGTGAACCGAGAGGAATATTTGAGGAAGGTGGGAAGAGAGTTGGTGTAAATACGATGAGGTATACAGAGGATGAGATAAGAAGGGTTGTAATAAAATCCTTTGAAATAGCGAGGAAGAGAAGGAAAAAGCTTACGAGTGTTGATAAGTCTAACGTCCTTGAGGTAAGTGGTCTTTGGAAGCAAGTGGTTGAAGAGGTTTCAAAGGATTATCCTGACGTTGAACTTGAACACCTGTATGTTGATAACTGTGCAATGCAGCTGGTAAGGAGACCAAGCTCTTTTGATGTAATTGTCACAGGGAATATCTTTGGGGACATTCTTTCTGATGAGGCTGGTGTTGTAGTGGGAAGTCTTGGGATGTTACCCTCTGCCAGTGTGGGGGATAAACACGCCCTCTATGAGCCTGTTCACGGCTCCGCTCCTGACATAGCTGGAAAGGGAGTAGCCAACCCGATAGCCACGATCCTCTCTGCCGCTATGATGCTCAAGTATTCCTTCGGAATGGATAAAGCTTCGGATTTGGTTGAGAAAGCGGTGGAGGAGACCCTTAATCAGGGTTACAGAACACCGGATATATACTCTCAGGGATACAATAGGGTAGGAACCCAGGAGATAACGGATAAAATAATTGAGAACATGGAGAGATATAAGACATGA
- the lon gene encoding endopeptidase La, translated as MQVPEVPETPREYPLMPLRDIVIFPTMVLPLFVGRNFSIKAIEEASKRDRLIFLTLQKEKEIDEPKEEDIHKVGVIAHIIRVVPIEENRIKVLVQGIKRGILKSLELRDDHYVALVEPVEEREIEEKDLTIEDKALMKSVKELLDKAISLGKQVIPDVVMIIREIEEPGRLADLMASILEMKSREAQEVLETLDPRERLRKVHQFLLNEVGLLEVKQQISTQAREQIEKEQREYFLRQQLRAIQEELGEADERRAEIEEYRKKLGELQLEESIKKEVEKQIKRLERLHPDSAEAGVIRTWLDWVIELPWNKRTEDNYDLERAREILDRDHYNLEKVKDRIIEYLAVRKLTEGGESSAQILAFVGPPGVGKTSLGRSIAEALGRKFVRIALGGIRDEAEIRGHRRTYVGAMPGRIIQAIKQAGTKNPLIMLDEIDKLAISFQGDPAAALLEVLDPEQNKNFTDLYIGLPFDLSEVIFICTGNRMDTIPTPLLDRMELLQLSGYSEEEKLFIAQKHLLPKLIPLHGIKEGEVNFEDEAILEIIRGYTREAGVRNLQRQISSVLRKIAVKKLKGESGPFRITKEDIRKLLGVPRYKPEREREPLVGIATGLAWTEVGGEIMYIEATKMKGKGGLLLTGSLGDIMKESAQAALSYIKSNAEAYGIDPDIFPNIDIHIHVPEGAVPKDGPSAGVAIATALISLITNTPVRMDIAMTGEITLRGRVLPVGGLKEKILAAKRAGIYEVILPEKNRDEVIEDLPEYVREKMELHFVNHLDEVFKLALVESKVSSS; from the coding sequence ATGCAAGTTCCCGAAGTGCCAGAAACACCAAGGGAGTATCCCTTAATGCCTTTGAGGGATATAGTCATATTTCCAACTATGGTACTTCCCCTCTTTGTGGGCAGAAACTTCTCCATAAAAGCTATAGAGGAAGCTTCCAAGAGAGACAGACTTATATTCCTCACTTTACAGAAGGAAAAAGAGATAGATGAACCTAAAGAGGAGGACATACACAAGGTTGGCGTGATAGCTCACATAATAAGAGTAGTCCCAATTGAAGAGAACAGGATAAAGGTCCTGGTTCAGGGGATAAAAAGGGGAATATTAAAAAGCCTTGAATTAAGAGATGACCACTACGTAGCCCTCGTGGAACCCGTTGAGGAAAGGGAGATAGAAGAGAAGGACCTAACCATAGAAGACAAAGCCTTGATGAAGTCCGTGAAAGAGCTCCTGGACAAGGCGATATCCCTTGGAAAGCAGGTGATCCCCGACGTGGTAATGATAATAAGGGAAATTGAAGAACCTGGCAGACTTGCAGACCTCATGGCTTCAATCCTTGAAATGAAATCAAGGGAAGCACAGGAGGTGCTTGAAACCCTTGACCCCAGAGAAAGACTCAGGAAGGTGCATCAATTCTTGCTCAACGAGGTTGGACTCTTAGAGGTAAAACAGCAGATCAGCACCCAGGCGAGGGAACAGATAGAAAAGGAGCAGAGGGAGTATTTCTTAAGACAGCAGTTAAGGGCTATACAGGAAGAGCTTGGAGAGGCTGATGAGAGAAGAGCAGAGATAGAGGAATACAGGAAAAAACTTGGGGAGCTTCAGCTTGAGGAGTCCATAAAGAAAGAGGTTGAAAAGCAGATAAAGAGACTTGAACGGCTTCACCCAGACTCAGCAGAGGCGGGAGTGATAAGAACATGGCTTGATTGGGTTATAGAGCTCCCTTGGAACAAGAGGACCGAAGACAATTACGACCTTGAGAGAGCGAGGGAAATCCTTGATAGAGACCATTACAACTTGGAAAAGGTGAAGGACAGAATAATAGAGTACCTTGCAGTTAGGAAGCTGACGGAAGGAGGGGAATCCTCCGCTCAGATACTCGCCTTTGTGGGTCCTCCTGGAGTTGGGAAAACTTCCCTGGGAAGGTCTATAGCGGAGGCTCTGGGCAGGAAGTTCGTGAGAATAGCCTTGGGTGGTATAAGGGATGAGGCTGAGATAAGGGGACACAGAAGAACTTACGTGGGTGCTATGCCGGGCAGAATAATCCAGGCTATAAAGCAAGCAGGTACGAAGAATCCCCTGATAATGCTTGACGAAATAGACAAGCTCGCCATCTCCTTCCAAGGAGACCCTGCGGCGGCACTCCTTGAGGTTCTTGACCCAGAACAGAACAAAAACTTCACCGACCTTTATATAGGACTTCCCTTTGACCTTTCGGAAGTGATATTCATATGCACCGGAAACAGGATGGACACAATTCCTACACCGCTGCTGGACAGGATGGAGCTCCTACAACTCTCAGGGTACTCTGAAGAGGAAAAGCTCTTCATAGCTCAAAAACACCTTCTTCCAAAGCTTATACCCTTGCACGGCATAAAGGAGGGCGAGGTAAACTTTGAGGATGAGGCTATACTTGAGATTATAAGGGGATACACCCGTGAGGCTGGTGTAAGAAACCTCCAGAGACAGATTTCCTCCGTACTTAGAAAGATCGCCGTTAAGAAACTGAAAGGGGAGTCTGGACCCTTCAGGATTACCAAGGAGGACATAAGGAAACTCCTCGGTGTTCCGAGGTATAAGCCAGAAAGGGAGAGAGAGCCTCTTGTGGGTATAGCAACCGGTTTAGCATGGACGGAGGTCGGCGGTGAGATTATGTATATAGAAGCCACCAAGATGAAGGGTAAGGGAGGACTACTACTGACAGGCTCCCTTGGAGATATAATGAAGGAATCAGCTCAAGCGGCTCTATCTTATATAAAATCAAACGCGGAGGCTTACGGGATAGACCCGGACATATTCCCCAACATAGACATTCATATACACGTCCCAGAAGGAGCTGTTCCAAAGGACGGACCTTCCGCAGGGGTCGCTATAGCAACCGCACTCATATCTCTCATTACCAACACCCCAGTGAGGATGGATATAGCCATGACCGGTGAGATTACTTTGAGGGGAAGGGTACTGCCGGTTGGCGGGTTGAAGGAGAAGATACTCGCTGCAAAGAGGGCTGGCATATACGAAGTTATACTGCCTGAGAAAAACAGGGATGAGGTCATTGAAGACCTCCCTGAATACGTGAGAGAGAAGATGGAGCTCCACTTCGTGAATCATCTGGACGAAGTCTTTAAGCTTGCCCTAGTGGAAAGTAAGGTTTCCAGCTCTTGA
- the thiS gene encoding sulfur carrier protein ThiS: MPRITVNGEEKEIERELTVMELLQLMDVKFREIGLAVAINDEVVPKSEYRSRRVKEGDRIEIVQLVGGG, translated from the coding sequence ATGCCAAGGATCACCGTCAACGGCGAAGAGAAAGAAATAGAAAGGGAGCTAACGGTTATGGAACTCCTTCAGCTCATGGATGTAAAGTTTCGTGAAATCGGTCTTGCGGTGGCTATAAACGATGAGGTTGTCCCTAAGTCAGAGTACAGAAGCAGGAGGGTTAAGGAGGGAGACAGAATAGAAATAGTTCAGTTGGTCGGCGGAGGCTGA
- a CDS encoding sulfite exporter TauE/SafE family protein — translation MEDSLLILLASFLAGSINAVAGGGTLITFPTLVFLGFDPVSSNMTNTVALWAGSLTGAYGFRHRLRELGSLVLPFFVVSTLGAIVGAVLLIKTPSETFKELVPFLILFAVLLLYLNEFTGKTFKGIAVSSRFALFLQFITGIYGSYFGAGIGIMMLASLALSGINHIHTANALKNLLGFNINLIGSLFFAFSGKVVWSIVPVMVLGFGLGGYFGAYISQRVKASLVRAFILLWGLSVGLFLLLR, via the coding sequence TTGGAAGATAGCCTGCTTATACTCCTGGCGTCTTTTCTAGCTGGGAGTATCAACGCTGTGGCTGGCGGTGGGACGCTTATAACCTTTCCTACTCTTGTGTTCTTGGGTTTTGACCCTGTATCCTCCAACATGACGAATACGGTAGCCCTCTGGGCTGGCTCTCTGACCGGGGCATACGGATTCAGACATAGGTTGAGGGAGCTCGGCAGTCTGGTCCTGCCTTTTTTCGTAGTTTCTACATTGGGAGCTATAGTTGGTGCTGTTTTACTCATAAAAACACCTTCAGAGACCTTTAAGGAGCTTGTTCCCTTTCTTATACTTTTTGCAGTTCTTTTGTTGTATCTCAATGAGTTTACAGGTAAAACCTTCAAAGGTATCGCTGTCTCATCAAGGTTTGCCCTCTTTCTTCAGTTCATCACCGGTATATACGGAAGTTACTTTGGTGCTGGCATAGGCATAATGATGCTTGCAAGTCTTGCCCTATCTGGGATTAACCATATACATACTGCCAACGCTCTGAAAAATCTTTTGGGGTTTAACATAAACCTCATAGGTTCTCTGTTTTTCGCCTTCAGCGGTAAAGTTGTTTGGTCTATCGTCCCAGTTATGGTGTTGGGTTTCGGTCTTGGAGGTTACTTTGGGGCGTACATTTCCCAGAGGGTGAAAGCTTCTCTGGTAAGAGCCTTTATCCTGCTGTGGGGTTTATCGGTGGGCTTGTTCCTGTTGTTGCGTTAA
- a CDS encoding thiazole synthase, protein MTDYERLLQDDHFEIAGRRFKSRLIIGSGKFKSFQQNREVLEASGAEIITVAVRRVNITDPTKENLLDYIDPKKYLILPNTAGCYTAEEAIKTAMLAREATGINWIKLEVIGDQKTLLPDMEQTYEAAKVLVKEGFVVLPYIFDDPVFAKKFEDVGCAAVMPLAAPIGSGLGLQNPYNIMFIKEAVSVPVIVDAGIGSAADIPPVMELGVDGILTNTALAEAKDPIKMAVAMKYATIAGRLSYLAGRMPKRTYAVPSSPTKGVPFKG, encoded by the coding sequence ATGACTGATTACGAAAGGCTTTTGCAGGACGACCATTTTGAAATAGCAGGAAGACGTTTTAAATCAAGGCTTATAATTGGGTCCGGTAAGTTCAAGAGTTTCCAGCAAAACAGGGAAGTCCTTGAAGCTTCGGGAGCAGAGATAATAACGGTCGCCGTCAGGAGGGTAAATATAACAGACCCAACAAAGGAGAACCTCCTTGATTACATAGACCCGAAGAAGTATCTGATACTGCCCAATACGGCAGGATGTTACACGGCTGAAGAGGCTATAAAGACAGCGATGTTAGCGAGGGAGGCTACGGGGATAAACTGGATAAAGCTGGAAGTCATCGGGGACCAGAAGACGTTGCTCCCGGATATGGAACAGACCTATGAAGCAGCGAAGGTGCTTGTTAAGGAAGGTTTCGTTGTCCTCCCTTACATCTTTGATGACCCTGTTTTTGCAAAGAAGTTTGAGGACGTAGGGTGTGCTGCTGTTATGCCCCTTGCAGCTCCGATAGGTTCAGGGCTTGGTCTTCAAAACCCTTACAATATAATGTTCATAAAGGAAGCTGTTTCCGTACCGGTTATAGTTGATGCTGGTATAGGCAGCGCCGCCGATATTCCACCTGTGATGGAGCTTGGGGTTGACGGGATACTAACCAACACCGCTCTCGCGGAAGCAAAGGACCCCATAAAGATGGCCGTGGCTATGAAGTACGCTACCATAGCCGGAAGGTTATCTTACCTTGCTGGGAGAATGCCCAAGAGGACTTACGCTGTTCCTTCTTCACCTACTAAAGGAGTTCCCTTCAAAGGGTAA
- the hemG gene encoding protoporphyrinogen oxidase, with translation MRDIVIIGSGISGLSTAFRLRKLGYDVVVYEKDEDIGGNIKTATQEGYTFELGPQTVLADEEVMAFFKEAGLEPLVASPSSKNRYIYKGGKLVPLPMSPLLFLFSPLLSLTAKLRVLKEPWASGPVKNEESIADFVRRRLGQEFLDYIVAPFVSGVYAGDPERLSVKYATRRVYALEQEFGSLIRGALKKKALGPKGVLVSFEGGLYTLIRELARGVEVKRENVVLKIRKKEDRFILDTREGKVETKALVVSSPAYTASYLLKDLSWSASLEFDRIDYVPVVVVNVGVKSGNVPEGFGVLIPRREGKRILGAVFSSKLFPGRAPAGKDLLTVYLGGATDREIIELSNEAITEIVQKELREVLGINSIDFIHVRKWKRAIPQYTLGYGKYLNLAKEMEEIHRGLFLTGNYLSGVSVSDCIRFSEVTAKKVSEFLQ, from the coding sequence ATGAGAGACATTGTCATAATCGGTTCGGGTATATCTGGTCTTTCAACTGCCTTCAGACTGAGAAAGCTCGGTTACGATGTGGTTGTTTATGAAAAGGACGAGGACATTGGTGGTAACATAAAGACTGCCACCCAGGAAGGCTACACCTTTGAGCTTGGACCTCAGACTGTCCTCGCCGACGAAGAGGTGATGGCTTTCTTCAAAGAAGCCGGTTTGGAGCCTCTGGTTGCCTCCCCCTCTTCCAAAAACAGGTATATATACAAGGGAGGTAAACTTGTACCCCTCCCTATGAGTCCCCTGTTATTCCTCTTTTCTCCTCTCCTATCCCTGACCGCAAAACTGAGAGTTTTAAAGGAACCCTGGGCTTCTGGACCCGTTAAGAACGAAGAAAGTATCGCTGACTTCGTGCGCAGAAGGTTGGGTCAGGAATTTCTTGATTACATAGTTGCCCCTTTTGTATCTGGAGTTTACGCAGGAGACCCTGAAAGGCTATCCGTAAAGTACGCCACAAGGAGGGTTTACGCCCTTGAGCAGGAGTTTGGCTCCCTGATTAGAGGTGCTCTGAAGAAAAAGGCTCTGGGTCCTAAAGGTGTGCTCGTATCCTTTGAAGGTGGACTTTACACCTTAATAAGAGAGCTGGCTAGAGGTGTTGAGGTAAAGAGGGAGAATGTGGTTTTGAAAATCAGGAAGAAGGAGGACCGGTTTATCCTTGATACGAGAGAGGGAAAGGTGGAAACCAAAGCCCTTGTGGTTTCATCACCTGCCTATACAGCTTCTTATCTCCTGAAAGACCTTTCTTGGAGTGCCTCTCTGGAATTTGACAGGATAGATTACGTACCGGTGGTAGTTGTTAACGTGGGAGTGAAATCTGGCAACGTGCCGGAAGGATTCGGAGTGTTGATACCGAGAAGGGAGGGGAAGAGAATCTTAGGAGCTGTTTTCTCTTCAAAACTGTTTCCAGGAAGGGCTCCGGCTGGAAAAGACCTTTTGACGGTTTACTTGGGAGGGGCAACCGATAGGGAGATAATTGAACTCTCTAATGAGGCTATAACCGAAATTGTGCAGAAGGAGCTCAGAGAGGTGTTAGGTATAAACTCCATAGACTTTATCCATGTTAGGAAGTGGAAGAGAGCCATACCCCAATATACACTCGGTTATGGTAAGTACCTGAACCTTGCGAAGGAAATGGAAGAGATACACAGAGGCTTGTTTCTAACAGGTAATTATCTCAGCGGTGTATCTGTATCGGATTGCATAAGGTTTTCTGAGGTCACAGCTAAAAAGGTGAGCGAATTCCTACAATGA
- a CDS encoding VIT1/CCC1 transporter family protein → MRKLTELAKEFYLNELNDYRLYTELSRRIEDDQLRTSLERIANMEKGHARFWKEFLKVRGEDPPSERRVLFQSLVLFLGRFVNPLLLVSLLELGETTAYTQYYTFLKEKGGELSSEEVERLKGIILDELSHESIFREKLVELGLSSVRDMVLGMNDGLVELLGVVAGLSAVYRHEPTVVGASAVVVGVAGALSMGIGAFISVRSQRQVNEALREREMIVSEVSGKSLSQQTVNDENELKSALFTGISYMLGVVFPVSPYFFMGDSIKALALALLLALIILSVVASFIAVVSGISLKRKILEMVLSAGFAAGASFTIGSLVKMLFNLEVP, encoded by the coding sequence ATGAGAAAGCTCACTGAACTTGCCAAGGAGTTTTACTTAAACGAGCTTAACGATTACAGGCTCTATACTGAACTGTCCAGGAGAATAGAAGATGACCAACTTAGAACCTCCCTTGAACGCATAGCCAATATGGAGAAAGGGCATGCCCGTTTCTGGAAAGAGTTTTTAAAGGTAAGGGGAGAGGACCCCCCCTCTGAAAGGCGGGTACTCTTTCAGAGCCTTGTACTGTTCCTAGGCAGATTTGTGAATCCTCTCCTGCTGGTTTCTCTGCTTGAGCTGGGAGAAACTACCGCTTACACCCAGTATTACACCTTCCTGAAAGAAAAAGGTGGAGAGCTATCCAGTGAAGAGGTGGAGAGATTAAAGGGCATAATACTTGACGAGCTCTCCCACGAAAGTATATTCCGGGAAAAACTTGTAGAGCTTGGCTTATCAAGTGTAAGGGACATGGTTCTTGGAATGAACGATGGACTCGTGGAACTTCTTGGTGTGGTGGCAGGGCTATCTGCAGTTTACAGGCACGAGCCCACCGTGGTTGGTGCAAGTGCTGTTGTAGTAGGAGTTGCAGGGGCTCTATCCATGGGTATAGGAGCTTTTATATCTGTCCGTTCCCAGAGACAGGTAAACGAAGCGCTAAGGGAAAGGGAGATGATTGTGTCGGAGGTTTCCGGTAAAAGCTTATCCCAACAGACTGTAAATGATGAAAATGAACTCAAGTCTGCTCTGTTCACGGGAATCTCTTATATGTTGGGGGTAGTGTTCCCCGTGAGCCCTTACTTCTTCATGGGGGATTCTATAAAGGCTCTTGCCCTCGCTCTACTTCTGGCACTTATCATACTATCTGTGGTTGCTTCCTTTATAGCTGTGGTCTCCGGGATTTCCCTAAAGAGAAAAATACTTGAAATGGTTCTGTCAGCGGGTTTTGCTGCTGGGGCAAGCTTCACCATAGGCAGCCTTGTTAAGATGCTGTTTAACTTAGAAGTTCCATAG
- the argB gene encoding acetylglutamate kinase translates to MEKLIEKAKILQEALPYIREFHSKVFVVKYGGSAMIREDLRESFAKDVVLLKYVGINVVIVHGGGPQISVTLERLGIKPKFIGGMRQTDEETMHVVEMVLSGDINKDIVALINRHSGKRIYAVGLSGRDGRLLKAIKLNKEVYFKELGLPVPEEDIGFVGEVVEVNGELINSLIEKNFIPVIAPVGVGDEGEAYNINADVAASEIARQLRAEKLIFLTDTEGVKDEKGELISSLTKDKAQELIERGVIREGMIPKVKSALRAMEAGVNKVHIIDGRVQHSILLEVFTEKGIGTEIVHSQT, encoded by the coding sequence ATGGAAAAGTTAATAGAAAAGGCAAAAATACTTCAGGAAGCTCTCCCTTATATAAGGGAGTTTCACTCAAAGGTTTTTGTTGTGAAGTACGGCGGCTCTGCAATGATCCGGGAGGACCTCAGGGAATCCTTTGCAAAGGATGTTGTCCTGTTGAAGTATGTGGGTATAAACGTGGTCATAGTCCATGGGGGGGGACCCCAGATAAGCGTAACCCTTGAGAGGCTTGGAATAAAACCGAAATTTATCGGTGGTATGAGACAGACTGATGAGGAGACGATGCATGTTGTTGAGATGGTTCTCTCTGGAGACATCAATAAGGACATAGTTGCCTTAATAAACAGGCACAGTGGAAAGAGAATATACGCTGTTGGTTTATCGGGAAGGGACGGCAGACTCCTCAAGGCGATAAAGTTGAATAAAGAGGTGTATTTCAAGGAGCTCGGGCTTCCGGTTCCGGAGGAAGACATAGGTTTCGTAGGTGAAGTAGTGGAGGTAAACGGTGAACTGATAAACTCTCTAATAGAGAAGAATTTCATACCTGTGATCGCTCCCGTTGGTGTAGGGGATGAGGGAGAAGCTTATAACATAAATGCTGACGTTGCAGCTTCAGAGATAGCAAGACAGCTCAGAGCTGAGAAGCTTATCTTTCTCACCGATACGGAAGGTGTTAAGGACGAAAAAGGGGAGTTGATATCCTCCTTGACAAAGGACAAAGCTCAAGAGCTTATAGAAAGGGGTGTTATAAGAGAAGGCATGATACCAAAGGTTAAGTCCGCCCTACGTGCTATGGAGGCTGGAGTAAATAAGGTTCACATAATAGACGGAAGAGTACAGCATTCAATACTTCTTGAGGTTTTCACCGAGAAGGGTATAGGAACAGAGATAGTTCACTCACAAACCTGA
- a CDS encoding TldD/PmbA family protein — MEEVKELIKDKAGFILSNLLSQGGEYGEIFYEKSRTTRLELEDRKLGRVSHGYDEGVGIRLIKNGRTFYGYTTEPTYENLLELAKTLARGEGYGPVAVGLRYLEGWTPVIIDPDSEDINFRADILRRAEEKARSYGDRIKQVLSVLMDKTREVLIVNSLGETTEDVQKRVVFFVEVVASDGEVLQRGYESLGGRKGFEIFEETPPEAVASRAAERALLMLTAKPAPAGQFTVVLSSQAGGTMIHEAVGHGLEADLVQKGLSVYAGKLGEKVASELVTVIDDATLPNHNGSFTVDDEGVPAQRKVLIKEGYLVGYMYDRLRAMKEGRESTGNGRRQSYAHIPIVRMTNTYIDKGKDDPEDIVRDTKKGVYVVKMGGGEVNTVTGDFVFEVMEGYMIENGEITYPIRGATLIGNGPKALQDIDAVGRDLGWAIGTCGKDGQGVPVTDAQPTVRIRKLTLGGCQVCE, encoded by the coding sequence TCAAGGACTACCCGTCTTGAACTTGAGGATAGGAAACTGGGAAGGGTGTCCCACGGGTATGATGAGGGTGTGGGAATAAGACTCATAAAGAATGGAAGAACCTTTTACGGATACACTACAGAACCAACCTACGAAAACCTACTTGAATTAGCTAAAACCCTTGCACGGGGTGAAGGATACGGACCTGTAGCTGTTGGGCTCAGGTATCTGGAAGGTTGGACTCCTGTGATAATAGACCCTGACTCTGAGGACATAAACTTCAGAGCCGATATACTCAGACGCGCTGAGGAGAAAGCAAGAAGTTACGGCGACAGGATAAAACAGGTTTTGTCCGTTCTCATGGATAAAACCAGGGAAGTTCTGATAGTTAACTCCTTAGGTGAAACCACCGAAGATGTCCAGAAGAGGGTTGTTTTCTTCGTAGAGGTTGTGGCAAGCGATGGGGAGGTGCTTCAGAGAGGTTACGAGTCCCTCGGAGGAAGAAAGGGTTTTGAGATATTTGAGGAAACTCCTCCAGAAGCTGTAGCATCAAGGGCTGCAGAAAGAGCACTCCTCATGTTAACTGCAAAACCCGCACCCGCAGGACAGTTTACTGTGGTTCTATCCTCCCAAGCTGGGGGTACTATGATACACGAGGCTGTTGGGCATGGGCTTGAAGCTGATCTGGTACAAAAGGGTTTATCCGTCTACGCCGGTAAGCTGGGTGAGAAGGTCGCAAGTGAATTGGTAACAGTCATAGACGATGCCACCCTGCCCAATCATAACGGCTCTTTTACTGTAGATGATGAGGGGGTCCCAGCTCAGAGAAAGGTTCTCATAAAGGAAGGTTATCTGGTCGGCTACATGTACGACAGGCTCAGGGCTATGAAGGAGGGTAGGGAGTCAACGGGGAACGGAAGAAGACAGAGCTACGCTCACATCCCCATAGTCAGAATGACAAACACATATATAGACAAAGGGAAGGATGACCCTGAGGATATAGTAAGGGACACAAAGAAAGGGGTTTACGTTGTAAAGATGGGCGGCGGAGAGGTAAACACCGTCACCGGAGATTTTGTCTTTGAGGTAATGGAAGGTTACATGATAGAGAACGGTGAGATAACCTACCCGATAAGGGGTGCAACCCTTATAGGTAACGGACCGAAAGCCCTCCAGGATATAGATGCTGTGGGAAGAGACCTGGGATGGGCGATAGGTACATGCGGAAAAGATGGACAAGGCGTACCGGTTACAGATGCCCAGCCAACCGTCAGGATAAGGAAGCTAACTCTTGGGGGTTGTCAGGTTTGTGAGTGA